The following are encoded in a window of Fretibacter rubidus genomic DNA:
- a CDS encoding DUF885 family protein produces the protein MRLTTRLLISAMTAATLLSGCTPKGASEASKAELVISESKALNDWFAARFDDQLARSPMMQTYLGQKDNQDRLDDSSQLADDEGAALTEQWLKDMRARFDIDRLDAQSKLSYRLYEFAAKDDLESHAYSDHDYVFQHMSGPHSDLPSFMINFHQISSELDAKAYIARLDGVRAYMGHYIEKAEAQAAKGVVLPKFVYGKITPAARNVITGAPFDDSGADSPLLSDFKDKIGKLTIAEAVRDDLVKEAEAALLRSVEPAYTDMIDMFARHAAIATDDDGAWKLPNGEAYYQARLKHYTTTELTADEIHNIGLSEVARIQDEMRQIMTQVGFEGDLKNFYTLLRTDPQFVYPETDAGAEAYITDATAIIDDMKGRMDSLFITQPKADMVVKRVEAFREDTAFGAFYDQPALDGSRPGTYYINMKVVADQPKYLMQALAYHEGIPGHHMQIAIGMELDGLPKFRTLGGHTAYIEGWALYAEAVPKELGLYTDPYSDFGRLSMEIFRAARLVVDTGIHSKKWTREEAVQYYLDNIPNPEGDVRAEIDRYIVWPGQATAYKIGMLKIEELRAGAEAALGDRFDVREFHDVVLANGSVPLSVLEELVQEWTQDTLSK, from the coding sequence ATGCGACTTACAACACGCCTTTTAATTTCTGCTATGACGGCGGCGACGCTTCTGTCTGGTTGCACCCCCAAAGGCGCGTCAGAGGCGTCCAAAGCCGAGCTGGTTATATCAGAAAGCAAGGCGCTCAACGACTGGTTCGCGGCGCGCTTTGATGACCAGCTCGCACGCAGCCCGATGATGCAGACTTATCTGGGGCAAAAGGATAATCAAGACCGGCTAGACGATAGCTCGCAACTGGCGGATGACGAAGGCGCGGCGCTGACAGAGCAGTGGCTAAAAGATATGCGCGCGCGCTTTGATATTGACCGTCTGGACGCGCAATCAAAGTTGTCGTACCGCCTGTATGAATTTGCGGCCAAGGACGATTTGGAAAGCCATGCTTATTCTGATCATGACTATGTCTTCCAGCATATGTCTGGCCCGCATTCTGATTTGCCGTCCTTCATGATTAATTTCCACCAGATAAGCTCAGAGCTAGATGCCAAAGCCTATATCGCGCGGCTGGACGGTGTGCGCGCCTATATGGGGCATTATATTGAAAAAGCCGAAGCGCAAGCAGCCAAAGGCGTCGTGTTGCCTAAATTTGTTTACGGGAAAATCACGCCAGCGGCCCGCAATGTCATAACAGGCGCGCCTTTTGATGATAGCGGAGCTGATAGCCCTCTGCTGTCTGATTTCAAAGATAAAATCGGCAAGCTGACCATCGCGGAGGCTGTGCGGGATGATTTAGTCAAAGAGGCCGAAGCCGCGCTGCTGCGCTCTGTTGAGCCCGCTTACACCGATATGATTGACATGTTTGCCCGCCACGCAGCTATCGCTACAGATGATGACGGGGCGTGGAAACTACCCAATGGTGAGGCCTATTACCAAGCGCGACTAAAGCATTACACGACCACAGAGCTGACCGCTGACGAAATTCACAATATCGGCCTATCCGAGGTCGCGCGCATCCAAGACGAGATGCGCCAAATCATGACCCAAGTCGGATTTGAGGGTGATCTGAAAAATTTTTACACCTTACTGCGCACGGACCCGCAATTTGTCTATCCAGAGACTGACGCGGGCGCAGAGGCCTATATTACAGACGCCACCGCCATTATCGATGATATGAAAGGGCGCATGGACAGCCTGTTCATCACACAACCCAAAGCCGATATGGTTGTCAAACGGGTCGAGGCCTTTCGCGAGGACACAGCCTTTGGCGCGTTTTACGACCAACCCGCCTTAGACGGCTCTCGTCCCGGGACGTATTATATCAATATGAAGGTCGTGGCGGATCAGCCCAAATACCTCATGCAGGCTTTGGCTTATCACGAAGGTATTCCCGGCCACCATATGCAAATCGCGATTGGTATGGAGCTCGACGGCCTGCCGAAATTTAGAACGCTGGGTGGGCATACGGCCTATATTGAAGGCTGGGCGCTCTATGCCGAAGCCGTGCCAAAAGAACTGGGGCTTTATACTGATCCTTATTCCGATTTTGGCCGTCTATCGATGGAGATATTTCGTGCGGCGCGCCTTGTCGTTGATACGGGTATTCATTCTAAGAAATGGACGCGCGAGGAAGCCGTGCAATATTATCTTGATAACATCCCCAATCCCGAAGGTGACGTGCGCGCCGAAATTGACCGCTACATTGTTTGGCCCGGACAAGCGACCGCCTATAAAATTGGGATGCTAAAAATTGAAGAGCTGCGCGCGGGCGCCGAAGCCGCATTGGGCGACCGTTTTGACGTGCGCGAATTTCACGATGTTGTGCTGGCCAATGGCTCTGTGCCCCTTTCCGTCTTGGAAGAATTAGTGCAAGAGTGGACACAAGACACGCTGAGTAAATAG
- a CDS encoding DUF885 family protein, producing MKHFIMITASVLALGGTLTACSSEPVKAPVTEAEMATETARLNAWFEEKFQEGVRDYPEYLASLGIRERMDEWNDPTRAFELEQLDEERQNLAEMKENFDFDKLSEDAQLSYRLFERNVNNSLDGDKYHDYGYPFNQMFGIQSGIPTFMLNRHRIDNVEDARNYIARLNGVKDVLDVVVARSEQAAEKGIMPPKFVYGHVIRDSKNVLTGAPFEETDELNLLLADFETKVKKLDLPEDEQEALYTDAITALLTSVRPAYENLIATLESQEARTTTDDGVWKLPDGADYYANRLKMMTTTDMTASEIHDLGLAEVDRIHGEMRDIMTAVEFEGDLQDFFEFMRTDEQFVYPNTEAGKAAYLAEATRMIDVMYDRLPEVFNTMPKAGLEVVAVEAFREKSAGKAFYNRPAQDGSRPGRYYANLYDMNDMPKYQMEALAYHEGVPGHHMQLSIAQELEGVPSFRKYGRVTAYTEGWGLYSEYLPKEMGFYADPYSDFGRLAMELWRAARLVVDTGLHDKRWSREKAIEYLTTNTPNPEGDCIKAIERYIVMPGQATAYKIGMIKILELREEAKATLGDKFDLGAFHDVVLASGPVPLNILEDRVNTWVKSQG from the coding sequence ATGAAACACTTTATTATGATCACAGCTTCAGTTCTGGCGCTTGGCGGCACACTGACCGCTTGCTCTAGCGAGCCTGTCAAAGCCCCCGTCACCGAGGCTGAAATGGCGACAGAGACGGCGCGTCTAAACGCTTGGTTTGAAGAAAAATTCCAAGAAGGTGTCCGCGATTATCCCGAATATCTGGCATCCCTGGGCATTCGTGAACGTATGGACGAGTGGAACGACCCGACCCGTGCCTTTGAGCTAGAGCAGCTGGACGAAGAACGTCAAAACCTAGCCGAAATGAAAGAGAACTTTGATTTTGACAAGTTATCAGAAGACGCGCAGCTGTCTTACCGCTTGTTTGAGCGCAATGTGAATAATAGCCTCGATGGTGATAAATATCATGATTATGGCTACCCCTTTAATCAGATGTTTGGCATCCAAAGCGGTATTCCCACATTTATGTTAAACCGTCACCGTATCGACAACGTTGAAGACGCGCGTAATTATATCGCCCGCCTTAACGGCGTAAAAGACGTGCTGGACGTGGTGGTTGCGCGCTCTGAACAGGCGGCTGAAAAAGGCATCATGCCACCCAAATTTGTCTATGGTCACGTTATTCGCGACAGCAAAAATGTCCTAACAGGCGCGCCCTTTGAAGAAACAGACGAGCTGAACCTGCTGCTGGCGGATTTTGAAACCAAAGTCAAAAAATTGGACCTCCCAGAGGACGAGCAGGAAGCGCTTTATACGGATGCGATTACCGCGCTTTTGACATCCGTGCGACCTGCTTATGAAAACCTGATTGCCACGCTAGAAAGCCAAGAAGCGCGCACCACAACGGATGATGGTGTATGGAAATTACCTGATGGCGCGGATTACTACGCAAACCGCCTAAAGATGATGACAACAACAGATATGACCGCGTCTGAAATCCACGATTTGGGTCTGGCCGAAGTTGACCGCATCCACGGCGAAATGCGTGATATTATGACCGCGGTTGAGTTTGAAGGCGACCTGCAGGACTTCTTTGAGTTTATGCGAACTGACGAGCAATTCGTCTATCCCAATACTGAGGCTGGCAAAGCGGCCTATTTAGCAGAGGCCACACGCATGATTGATGTCATGTATGATCGTCTGCCAGAGGTGTTTAACACAATGCCAAAGGCGGGACTGGAAGTTGTTGCAGTTGAGGCGTTTCGCGAAAAGTCAGCTGGCAAAGCCTTTTACAATCGTCCCGCCCAAGACGGCTCTCGCCCGGGGCGTTATTACGCCAATCTTTATGATATGAATGATATGCCGAAATACCAAATGGAGGCACTGGCCTATCATGAAGGTGTGCCGGGTCACCATATGCAGCTGTCTATCGCGCAAGAGCTTGAAGGCGTACCGTCCTTTCGTAAATATGGCCGGGTGACCGCCTATACCGAAGGCTGGGGTCTGTATTCAGAATATCTGCCTAAGGAAATGGGTTTTTATGCTGACCCTTATTCTGATTTTGGTCGCCTTGCGATGGAATTATGGCGCGCTGCACGGCTGGTCGTCGATACGGGCTTGCATGACAAACGCTGGTCTCGTGAAAAGGCGATTGAATACCTCACGACCAATACGCCCAATCCCGAAGGGGACTGTATCAAAGCCATTGAGCGTTACATCGTGATGCCGGGCCAAGCCACAGCCTATAAAATCGGGATGATCAAAATCTTAGAACTCCGCGAAGAAGCCAAAGCGACTTTGGGCGATAAATTTGATCTCGGCGCATTTCACGATGTCGTCCTCGCCTCTGGCCCTGTCCCGCTAAATATTTTGGAAGACCGCGTGAATACGTGGGTGAAAAGCCAAGGGTAA
- a CDS encoding DUF6491 family protein has translation MKYVILSLTTLSATFLLASCATTASDEPRGIAAFEGDARLGQQVDKICFERNIDGFSNNTKDTVVLSTGPSRDYIVSVRGICSNLPFAQSIGLSPRTSCLRENDFIIVSESAFTLNDRSGIGPDRCYIDEIYEWDVRAEATDVDKPE, from the coding sequence ATGAAATATGTTATCCTCAGTCTCACCACCCTATCGGCCACGTTCCTACTGGCATCTTGCGCCACCACTGCCAGTGATGAACCGCGCGGCATTGCGGCCTTTGAGGGTGATGCTCGCCTCGGCCAGCAGGTCGATAAAATTTGCTTTGAGCGTAATATCGACGGCTTTTCAAACAACACCAAAGACACCGTCGTGCTTAGTACAGGGCCGAGCCGGGACTATATTGTCTCAGTGCGCGGGATTTGCAGTAATCTGCCATTTGCACAATCGATTGGCCTCTCACCCCGTACATCTTGTCTGCGTGAAAACGACTTTATCATCGTGTCCGAATCCGCCTTTACGCTCAATGACCGTAGCGGCATCGGCCCCGACAGATGCTATATTGATGAGATATATGAGTGGGACGTAAGGGCAGAGGCAACGGACGTTGACAAGCCAGAGTAA
- a CDS encoding DUF6491 family protein, translated as MRHVIALWSLAIATLILTACATPRQLKAEVSTPSKTVTALQKDTRMGEQIDRVCNLEVAATLDVTRIAQKTALLSAGRDSDYVVAFQGNCEQLGRTRHVTLQSRSRCLRDNDVVLVARTDFFLPNGNYFPAERCLIDEIYQWDAKAQ; from the coding sequence ATGCGACACGTAATTGCCCTATGGAGCCTTGCGATAGCGACACTTATTTTAACGGCTTGCGCGACCCCGAGACAGCTTAAAGCAGAGGTATCGACCCCATCGAAAACTGTGACAGCGCTACAAAAAGATACGCGCATGGGCGAGCAAATTGACAGGGTGTGTAATCTTGAAGTCGCTGCCACGCTTGACGTGACGCGCATTGCTCAGAAAACGGCGCTGCTATCTGCGGGGCGTGACAGTGATTATGTTGTGGCCTTTCAAGGCAATTGTGAACAGCTTGGGCGTACCCGTCACGTCACATTACAATCACGCTCGCGCTGCCTGCGCGATAATGATGTTGTTCTTGTTGCGCGAACAGATTTCTTTCTGCCCAATGGCAATTACTTTCCCGCCGAGCGCTGCTTGATTGATGAAATATATCAATGGGATGCAAAGGCGCAATAA